The nucleotide sequence ATTATAGGACTAATTTAAAGTCGTTTATAAAATTAGAAAATTTTGGTTTACATTAAGCCCATCTTCTCATGTATATGGTATTTTcctaaaatatacaaatgtataatatGCTGGGGGGTTAAATAGTTTCTTTTTCTAGACCAAATTCACAggtatataaatatacttaagCTTAAATATTTCCAAAACATGCTTAGCAGTATAAATACTATGAAGTAAACTTTGTAAGACACATCCTTGATTCTGTTATTGATACAAAAAAGCAGTTTCCATGCTTTTAATCAAGAGATATTACCTCATTGCTACACTGTTGTTTTAAAACatcaacaatttaaaataaaaatatttccacaAGGATTATCCATGCTTATTTCttctgatatatatattattttattttttttttttttttattttttttaagtaacatcaCACTCTTTGGAATTGTGTCAAGAACAATAGCAAATTCTCTCGTTTAAATTGGTAGTTGGATTTTTTGAAGAAATTCAGTGACAACTACCTGTGAGAATTAACTTACTGTTTCTGTAGTGTCGTCTGCCGGTTCTCTGAAGAAGCACACTCAGTCTGGGGTTTTTTgctcagaagaaaatactttatttcaagGAAAATAAAGTTGAGAGTTCCTTGCAAGGAGATGTGTTGTGAATGTTATGTGGTATCTCCttatatggggcggttccacatagtcaaaCTTTTATAATACCTCCCTAGAGAGAAGAGGCCTCCTGCTTGATTTATTATAAAGAAAGGCCCTGTATAAATGTCTGACcatatgtttctcatcagttttgtacattccagCATGTAGGCAAATTCGTTTCTATACTTTACCTATAAgattataatggaataataactAGCAACAataatggctagattcacattgattatatacttgattgattaaaatcttctACTGTAACGTTTTCCGAACGCAAATGACAAATTTCACGCCGTGATGTCAGTTACCACGTGATGAGATGAAATAATCACTGAATCGTTCTTAGAACTAGTTAATCGACCAACTGTTCGAAAGAACTGAATGGGTCAGACTCCTCTTCACTACAGGCTGGTGTTGGTTGGTTTGTATTTTTGAGTCCACCTCACGTGCGCCACACAGTGGTTGAACTGCAGTAGCACTAGACGTAGACGGCGCTCTGCATAGGAGCTGTCCAGTGTCTCGGTGCTGAAACTTACTCCTTCGGCTCTCGGCTAACAGCAAGAAAGGGTCATACAATTCTCAAATAGGCTTAACAACCCAGCAACGAGGGCCTGGTTGATTCAGATGCGTCAGTACATGgacaaaggtaataaaaacatcttcgtTCTGCTCCGTAAAGAAGGAGGAGTCGTTCTTCCAGCCTTACGAAAGCAATGAATGCGGAATCTACTGTATTTTCAGGGCTGCAGATAAACAGAGGAAGAAAGGACGTGGTGAGAACGACGGGGGAAAAAGAGACTGAGTAAGACGTGGAGAAGCGGTaagaaaacacacatatacagaacACCCCAAAATTAAAGAAAATCGCGCTGCAAGTGTCCGAATGGTAACTTGCAATGTTCGGTAAAAATCGGTTCTTTCCGTCGGCACACTCTCTCCTGACATCGTGAGCAATGTTTCAGCAACGTGATTACTAGTTTCTAGATTACTTTCTGAGAATGAAGGCGACACACAAACTGACTGCAGCAGGAAACATTATGCATTAGAGCGAGCGATATTGAAGCCTCGGactgattaatattcattatCTGTGGTCTGCTGCATATTAATTATTCAGCTATTAAACATGAAGAAAGGGAAATAAGTCAAAGTGTATTGGTTTCACACTGTAGAAAGTATTGTGTCACAAGGACTTAAGAAGTTCATGAAGTtcattactatttaatatatattttttttcttttgtttctctaTAAGCTCACTCTCTCAGCATTATGTCCTGGTCTCTGGACTTGGTGCCGCTTCCCCCATGTGCGTTGATGGGAGGTCCCCCCCTCAGCGGGCTCCTCTGGACcgtcctcttcctcttcctctggtaCTGCTACCGCATGGGTTCTGACCCACCATCCAATTCTGGTATGTTAAAAAGTGGCTCTGGCCGGTCCTCATTCTCTCGCTCATCCAGCCGTTGCACGGTTGATCCCAGACACTCTGCACCTAAAGCATCAGCGGCCATCAACATGGAGAcgctggaggaagaggagggcaCAGAGAGCTACCTGACACCAGTGTTGAGCCACGCCCCGTTCCCCACTGAGGCTGCTGCAGAAAGCAGGAAGTTGTATAGAGCACTACAGGAGTATGCCAAGCGCTACAGTTGGGCTGGCATGGGGCGAATTCACAAGGGCCTGCGCAATCAGGTCAGAGCTGGGAAAAGTAGAATAACTTGAGCCTTTTTCCTAAATATCTGTGATGTGTCTCAACATTTGTGTCACTATTTGTCCTTCCACATCTTCCTTGCTGCTGTCTAGGCCAGGATCAATGATCGGCCATCCATTCAGAAGCCTCATCTCTTCTACCTCCCAGATGTTCCCAGCATACCTTTCTTTCCCAGGGATGCTCATCGTCATGACATCGAGGTTCTGGAGGCCAGCTATCCCATAATCTTTGCTGAGTTCCAAGCTGTGTACCAAAGGGGGATTGAAACAAAGCTAGGGTGGAGCTACCAAGGACCAAAGGTGACTAAACATACAAAGATATTTCAGGAATTTCAATGGGTCAGAGAGACAACTGTGAAAATCACAGTAAAATCTGTTTATTTGATTAGTATCAATCTTCACAAACTATACAAGTACAGCTGATCAGAATAGGTAGAAAtagtaaataatgattttttttatttttagttaaaactGTCCTAATTCACTTGTGTTCATCATCACTCTACTTTATCCAGCACACACATTCACCAAGACTCTTTCATTCTCTGGCTGTCCTTCTTGCCCTCTCTGTTTGGATTCAATTCATCATTCTCTCATAATAATCAGGCTATACAAATGCAGGACATAGACACACAACCTCAGAGTTAAGGCTGAGAATAGACAGAGAATGTGCTTATGCATGTATGATGATGAGCTCCTGTGTTGATCTCTCAGGGCCAGACAGTGTTCCCGCTCTATAGTGCTGGAGTGTGTGTGGCCAGGAACTGCCGTGCGTGTCCGTGTACATACCGAACGCTCCTCTCTCTCAGAACCTTCATCAGCAGTAACTCTCTGGGATCAGCTGGCTTCTGGCTCCTGGGTCCTGGGGCCACATTGGGAGGGGTCTATGGCCCTACAAACACACGTCTGCGCTGTCATCTGGGTAAGTCATAACACTGAAACAGAAAACTCTTCCACACAGGACTACTGTTGGGGTCAGGGagcttttttaaaagattttaaaagaaatctcttatggtcatgcatacaaaatacagtttaaacagtcatattttacatgtttttattattacaaacatgattacaatttgaatatattttcaaatgtaatttattcttctgatggttaagctgtattttcagcatcactactccagccttcagtgtcacaaggtccttcagaaatctttctaagatgctgatttgcagttcaagaaacatttattattattatcaatgtggaaaaaaaatgatacaagtttttcaggattctttgattaataaaaaaaaatacaaaacgaCAGCATTGACTTGAAATAGAATTTTGATTCATCCTAAAAAAATCAGACTCCTTGATTACTTTTAGTGCTCCAAAATGATTTGAGGTAATGTAAGGGAAATACTGTggaaatataaagaaatgtaaaagaaatAAGGCCAGAAAATCTGTATTAATGTACAAATGCTGCAATGTTGTGTTCACTAACATTTGGGGACAGGAAATAAGATACCAACATAATGTCATATTTCTTTGAGTGTGAAATGACTTTGTTTCTGTGCCAGGTCTTCAGACGCCTGCTCAATGTGAGCTGGTGGTGGGCGGAGAGCCTCAGTGTTGGTCAGAGGGACACTGCCTCCTCGTGGATGACTCCTTCCTGCACACCATCTCCCATAACGGCAAGAGAACTACATTGTATAAACCTCATTAATCATAACATGCTGAATGACTGAAGCTAAAAAAGGGCTCCAATAATAACATCAATAAAGATAACAGGCAATCTGAAAATGTAGAAAAAGACAAAATTCTTACTTGCTAAATGGAGGTCTCAGTTAAGAAAGTGTGCCACACATTTGTTTCTGAGGAGGCACCAGTGGAAGTCCTGGCCTATATAAGTGTAAGGCGGGATTAGTTGAGTGTTACATGAAAAATCTGATGGAGCATATGGATAATTTTGAAGAAGTATGATGCTTCTGTAGCTGTGTTTCATATTTGTCTCAACTAGGTCAGAGATGTTTCTTTTAAAATCAGATGTTTCATGTAACTCAACTAATCcagtattatataatatgtattatttaaatccCTTTAAATAAAGTCAACACAAATGGTTATTGATTCTATaacatatttgtaatatatatttaagaattaCATGGGAAATGTATGCATTCATATCAATATCTTTATATTTCTATTGGattttgagacattgttgagacTGTGAGAGTATAATCTtagtaaaacaaaacaaggtAAAGGTTCATTATTGGTATGGTTCTGTGAAGagcctttaacatccatgaacATTTTTCATTCAACAAAACGttctttacacaaaataaaaaataaaaaagattttaacagAAATGTTCTTTGGGAACCCAAATGATTCTTTATGGACTTACAAAAACCTCTTGGAACCCTTCTTTTTTTAATAGTGTAGACTCTTCTGACTCTGTAGGACACAAAAATGAGATTACCAGAGTAGAAATTGAGACAAATAACTACAGGCAGAGATCTTTTACCTAtattaaaaggggtcatatgatgcagctaaaatgaacattactttgtgtatttggtgtaatgaaatgagtttatgtggtttaaggttcaaacattattgttgctcctctatgccccgccctCTGAAACGCTTCGATTTTTAccaagctcatcgttctgaaaagtgaggtgtgctctgattggccagctatccagtccGTTGTAATTGGCCAAATACCAAAAGTGCgatggaaatgttacgctccTTGTCATACTGTGATGTATGTCCCAGTCAGAACAACGGCGTGACAAGACgataacaataaaacccattataaaaaaCGCCATTtgtgcatccagtggggacataattactaattataatgacttatactgtctttttaataTGCATTGAGGTGCATCGAAAACACAAAATTATATCTGCATAtttgatcagagaaacgacaaacaacaagctctacaccagcggttctcaattccagtcctgtgttctgcacattttgcacatctctctgttaacacacctgattcagatgatCAGCTCGTTATAAGTGAGCTCTGTGCACGAACTGTGTTCCctttgacatggtccctacacagtgttcattgctccctacccCCTGAGCAGGGGAATCTGCTGGAATTCACCTCACTTCAGAACATTTATTCACAGATTTGCGCTTCGCAACATTTTCACacagacaagtgtgacatcatatacctctgtaaatcaatACGATTTAAactcacatctcgcacacttcaatccactttgaatggaacatatacgttcacttcgaactggaatcatggcggaatatcctatgatgtccacttcgcagggcacttacgttccaatagaacaaacatctgaagtgATAAGAGAAACATAGAAAATGAGCAGAGCAGGGGGGTGCAAGGACTGGaattctacactgctcaaaactcacgtttgaatcatcagtggcaaatccttcaAATATGTAAACTTACTTACAGACTGTCCGAACAGCCctcattgtagtcttctctcccaggatcagtcctccataaaatgtgctgcacacatctgaatatttgggttgaactgttctggaatgaagcgttcagcttttccaccaacaaattccaacatgtaaatagcgatccgccATGGCGCGAGCGCATTtcactcttaaagggaatgggagatgaacGTTAGGCCCATttcttattaagagaatagggacaacccattccaaaatgTGCCTTGGCGCACGGAccatttttccgtcgttaaaatagcaaaagtggatttggacacgccttGAGTGCacctttgcatttagatcgttaaaattgGGCCCATGGGGTGTGTTTAAACAAGCTGTTTTAGGAGggagtggttgactcttaacttttataaagaatatatttttaaatatgggactttagtctttgcagctttacagatcttctttaggcaccaagagcttgtaacactccaaataaaaaagaaaacttgaaatcgcatcatatgacccctttcaaCTCTTGGTGGTCTTCTATATTACCAACATCTTTATATTTGTCCTCTAGGGGGAGCTGAAGATGGTCCCAGAGTTATCTTCAGTGTGGACCTGTGGCATCCTAACGTGGCTGCAGCAGAGAGACAGGCTCTAGACTACATCTTTGCCCCTGAGCAGTAGTTCTAGCTGTATTTCCCAGGATGCACCAGTCAAACCCACTTCATGTCATATTAAAATGcagaacattttgttttaaagttcGCAAAACATCTTTTGATTTAGTTAAAAGTTCATATTGAggatatttatcatttaattactACATACTTTGATGTctgaaaacttttgaaatatttcaaacaaattacTTCAGTCAGAACTGATCATATGGATCAGACGACATATTGACTATCTTGAGCCCTGAGCACACAGATAACTGTGACAACACGCGAACAATTTTTGAACTTCATATCTACATTTGACTTGTGCCTGTCTTGATAATCCCGCATTCCTGTTCTAGCGTTATTGTGCCTGATTTCTCCTCCTTACCTCTCTATTGTATACTGTGATACATGGTTCTCCGTAAATACTGTACACGTGACTCACGGTTATGCTAcatattttgctttatttcatCAGATGGTGATTTATTTTCAAACCTGTGAAGCACACACTGAAgacaacatactgtatatgaccAGATGACCTGCATGTGTTGTGACTTTTGACTGTGTTGCCACCAATGCACTTGATGACTGTCCTGCAAATCAAGTATGTATTCAGCAGAGTTCAAttcaaaaataaaaggttttattaaatgtaatctcTCTAGTCGCTGATGGCATTGAAGGGGGAGGAAGTATTGGTTTCCTCTCACCATCACACACTCACAGCGGGACCGATACACTCACTCAGCACCCAAACAGACACCTGGGGTAAGAGGGCTCCTTCATCAGCAACTTTATCTTCCTGCATTGAACCCTGTGAGAGCagaacagaaaattaaaataaaagaatatcatAAAGGGGTTCAGGGACCTGTGTACAATCAAAAATGCATGAGAGACTGTGCAAGATGaagatacagagagaaagagccaCAGCTAggataatattttagaaaaaattgtGTACGATGTAATGTGTGTTACTCAATGTTGTGTGTTTATTACTGGCTTATTACagcataattacacacacacacacacacacacacacacacacacatatatatattgttttagatAAGTGAAAACAAATatactgaaatacattttaaatacatgttttgtgTGTTAAGTATACTAGGTCTTCAAGCTGTTTCAGAGGCACCTATAATGACATAATTCATAATTCTTCCACTTCCTCTCCAAACATCATTCCTTTTGCTCCTTGTTTCCATTGTACCTCATTCTGTCACATGACCATTTGACTTTTTTCTATTGCTCTATTCTAATCCTCTTTTCTGATCAGACCAGTTTACCCCCACTATTTCTGTTGAGCAGTAATCTTAACAGACAGTACTAGTAATGGCAGCGAGCGCAGAGAGCTCTGGGATTACTGGGCTTCTCTTATGCCGACAAATTTCAGGATTCAAGAAAATGCTGTGCATTAGGAGTTTACGTAACAAACAagtcatgtatgcatgcatgcataacaTAATGACACAGACTAACATGATGACAGTGTAATACAACATTATGTTCAGCCCTtatataaaacacatacacatgTGGATTATCATCCATGTACATCTGCAATAAAAGAAGGACACGGCTGCATTGAAAACCATTTAAGgtaaacttttttgttgtttttgagaaaaaaataaatacatgtaaataataaagaGCTTATATCGATGCACTACATCTTGATTTTTGTTCATTATATTGAATTATAAATTAGTGCATATGTTTTTTGATCATGCATCTGTAACatgcagattaaaaaaataaattcagagGGGAAAATCCAAGTAGAATAATAACAAGAAGCAGGTCAGCCATTTGCAGCCATGCACAGAAACTTGTTTTGTCTGGTTGTGTTTAAGAAGCTGGATTTGATGTATTTCTCTCTCACTCTTGCTCTCCCTCGGTCACTTACACACTCATGCGTTTATTCTCTGACATGCTCCCTCCCTCTGTATCGTTCAGTCACTCTTCAGGAGCTGGTGACTGACAGTGAGAAAGGGTTGTTCTTTCTCTGAATCGAAGAACAGGAGGAAAGAAGTGTTGGCTGATATAAGCATCATAAAGCAGAATAAAACAGTTGAGGACTGCCCTTCCTCACCTCCTGCCTGTGGACAGAGGAGCTGAGAACAGGTGAGGGAATATTTGTGTTACAAACTTCACTTACTGTGCTCTGAACTGTTTCTTCTTCGTACACAACGCTGTATACATTTATAGCATAAATATTTAAGCACAGGCTCGCTGTAGTATTATCC is from Carassius auratus strain Wakin chromosome 28, ASM336829v1, whole genome shotgun sequence and encodes:
- the LOC113046872 gene encoding aspartate beta-hydroxylase domain-containing protein 2-like, whose protein sequence is MSWSLDLVPLPPCALMGGPPLSGLLWTVLFLFLWYCYRMGSDPPSNSGMLKSGSGRSSFSRSSSRCTVDPRHSAPKASAAINMETLEEEEGTESYLTPVLSHAPFPTEAAAESRKLYRALQEYAKRYSWAGMGRIHKGLRNQARINDRPSIQKPHLFYLPDVPSIPFFPRDAHRHDIEVLEASYPIIFAEFQAVYQRGIETKLGWSYQGPKGQTVFPLYSAGVCVARNCRACPCTYRTLLSLRTFISSNSLGSAGFWLLGPGATLGGVYGPTNTRLRCHLGLQTPAQCELVVGGEPQCWSEGHCLLVDDSFLHTISHNGGAEDGPRVIFSVDLWHPNVAAAERQALDYIFAPEQ